From Pseudochaenichthys georgianus chromosome 11, fPseGeo1.2, whole genome shotgun sequence, a single genomic window includes:
- the mbpa gene encoding uncharacterized protein mbpa isoform X5: protein MLWCISSGAWFPLLNLNPGGETPWAWPRRRVPRAQSRRSGDAETKTHCPESSTCDALTRDQEKPSPVHPLNAGAPSSKLSAEEQTTDPPPMGEEEEEEEEGETDLQPADSQPQELLTH, encoded by the exons ATGCTGTGGTGCATTTCTTCAGGAGCTTG GTTTCCTCTCCTCAACCTAAATCCAGG TGGAGAGACGCCTTGGGCTTG GCCTCGTCGCCGAGTGCCGAGAGCACAAAGTCGCCGGTCAGGAGACGCAGAGACCAAAACACACTGTCCAGAATCTTCAACCTG TGATGCTCTCACCAGAGATCA GGAGAAACCAAGTCCCGTCCACCCCCTAAACGCTGGAGCACCATCTTCTAAGCTCTCTGCCGAGGAGCAAACCACCGATCCACCTCCGATgggagaagaggaagaggaagaagaagaaggggaaACTGATTTGCAGCCAGCGGACTCACAACCTCAAGAACTGTTAACACactaa
- the mbpa gene encoding myelin basic protein isoform X1 produces the protein MSTASTSVQSSFGLGRKKKQPGLMDQITMFFGGDKKKRSKVRFHASASKGAVQGSFRGHGPASPQQSSARRRTKENAVVHFFRSLVSSPQPKSRWRDALGLASSPSAESTKSPVRRRRDQNTLSRIFNLGETKSRPPPKRWSTIF, from the exons ATGTCTACAGCGAGCACCTCAGTGCAGAGCAGTTTCGGGCTCGGGAGGAAAAAGAAACAGCCTGGTCTCATGGATCAGATTACCATGTTCTTTGGAGGAGACAAGAAGAAAAGGAGCAAGGTGAGATTCCATGCATCTGCATCTAAAGGAGCGGTTCAG GGGTCTTTCCGGGGTCATGGACCCGCCTCACCCCAGCAGTCCTCCGCTCGACGTCGGACCAAGGAAAATGCTGTGGTGCATTTCTTCAGGAGCTTG GTTTCCTCTCCTCAACCTAAATCCAGG TGGAGAGACGCCTTGGGCTTG GCCTCGTCGCCGAGTGCCGAGAGCACAAAGTCGCCGGTCAGGAGACGCAGAGACCAAAACACACTGTCCAGAATCTTCAACCTG GGAGAAACCAAGTCCCGTCCACCCCCTAAACGCTGGAGCACCATCTTCTAA
- the mbpa gene encoding myelin basic protein isoform X4, whose translation MSTASTSVQSSFGLGRKKKQPGLMDQITMFFGGDKKKRSKVRFHASASKGAVQGSFRGHGPASPQQSSARRRTKENAVVHFFRSLVSSPQPKSRWRDALGLGETKSRPPPKRWSTIF comes from the exons ATGTCTACAGCGAGCACCTCAGTGCAGAGCAGTTTCGGGCTCGGGAGGAAAAAGAAACAGCCTGGTCTCATGGATCAGATTACCATGTTCTTTGGAGGAGACAAGAAGAAAAGGAGCAAGGTGAGATTCCATGCATCTGCATCTAAAGGAGCGGTTCAG GGGTCTTTCCGGGGTCATGGACCCGCCTCACCCCAGCAGTCCTCCGCTCGACGTCGGACCAAGGAAAATGCTGTGGTGCATTTCTTCAGGAGCTTG GTTTCCTCTCCTCAACCTAAATCCAGG TGGAGAGACGCCTTGGGCTTG GGAGAAACCAAGTCCCGTCCACCCCCTAAACGCTGGAGCACCATCTTCTAA
- the mbpa gene encoding myelin basic protein isoform X2, translating into MSTASTSVQSSFGLGRKKKQPGLMDQITMFFGGDKKKRSKGSFRGHGPASPQQSSARRRTKENAVVHFFRSLVSSPQPKSRWRDALGLASSPSAESTKSPVRRRRDQNTLSRIFNLGETKSRPPPKRWSTIF; encoded by the exons ATGTCTACAGCGAGCACCTCAGTGCAGAGCAGTTTCGGGCTCGGGAGGAAAAAGAAACAGCCTGGTCTCATGGATCAGATTACCATGTTCTTTGGAGGAGACAAGAAGAAAAGGAGCAAG GGGTCTTTCCGGGGTCATGGACCCGCCTCACCCCAGCAGTCCTCCGCTCGACGTCGGACCAAGGAAAATGCTGTGGTGCATTTCTTCAGGAGCTTG GTTTCCTCTCCTCAACCTAAATCCAGG TGGAGAGACGCCTTGGGCTTG GCCTCGTCGCCGAGTGCCGAGAGCACAAAGTCGCCGGTCAGGAGACGCAGAGACCAAAACACACTGTCCAGAATCTTCAACCTG GGAGAAACCAAGTCCCGTCCACCCCCTAAACGCTGGAGCACCATCTTCTAA
- the mbpa gene encoding myelin basic protein isoform X3, with translation MSTASTSVQSSFGLGRKKKQPGLMDQITMFFGGDKKKRSKVRFHASASKGAVQGSFRGHGPASPQQSSARRRTKENAVVHFFRSLASSPSAESTKSPVRRRRDQNTLSRIFNLGETKSRPPPKRWSTIF, from the exons ATGTCTACAGCGAGCACCTCAGTGCAGAGCAGTTTCGGGCTCGGGAGGAAAAAGAAACAGCCTGGTCTCATGGATCAGATTACCATGTTCTTTGGAGGAGACAAGAAGAAAAGGAGCAAGGTGAGATTCCATGCATCTGCATCTAAAGGAGCGGTTCAG GGGTCTTTCCGGGGTCATGGACCCGCCTCACCCCAGCAGTCCTCCGCTCGACGTCGGACCAAGGAAAATGCTGTGGTGCATTTCTTCAGGAGCTTG GCCTCGTCGCCGAGTGCCGAGAGCACAAAGTCGCCGGTCAGGAGACGCAGAGACCAAAACACACTGTCCAGAATCTTCAACCTG GGAGAAACCAAGTCCCGTCCACCCCCTAAACGCTGGAGCACCATCTTCTAA